Below is a genomic region from Spartinivicinus marinus.
CACGATCCTAAAATATATCTACACTATAGTTGCTATAAGCTTTTATTCTAGTTATATGCAAGCTTTGTTTATAGTTGCTGGGAATGGGGTGATGTATTAATATTGCTAATTGCTGTTAAGTAGGGAATACAATAGTCAATGCTACTAATATTTATCAAATAGCTGCTGGTATTGTTTTGACTCTCTTATGCTAGCTATTTCATTCCATATTTTGTGTGCGAGTGTTTTATTTTCTCTATAGAACTTGTGAGAAAAAAGTAAATAATAATTTTTGCTTTTAACTGGTGGTGTGATCATGCGGATATCTTGAAATTCATTTGGGTATGAATGCAGCTGGCTCTGAATGTTTGCTTCTAAGTCAACAACTGCATGAATCCGCTTTCGTTTTAACATACGTAAACTGACTAATGAACCGTTAGTTTCTATGATATTTTTTATACCTTTACTTTCTAAGTCAGTAATTATTGAATAGCCTCTTGTTACACCAATATACTTATTGAATAGGTCTTCAATTGATTCAATATCCGATGCTTGAGTGGTGAAAATAGAGTAACTTTGTGTATTGTTTCGTTTGGATGCATCTATTTCTCCATCGGCCATTGGGTAAACTCCAACTTTCATTCGCTCTTTTTTAAAGCTGGCATCAATTGTTCCATCCATTGTATTTTTTTGTACAGTATATAAACACCTCTTCCAGGGCATTTTGACAAACACAAAATTAAGTGTCAGTCGATGTCCAGCTGCTCGGATCACTTCAATGGTTATCCCTGGCTTTTCAGTTAAGTGATTGCCCATATTAAAAGGTGGATTGGGTTCTATGTTATAAGTTAGGCGAATTGTCGTGGATGATGCTTGTACAACAACCATATTTGATAGTAGAACTACTATCAAAAATAACCTGAGCATTAAGTGACTTATCATGCTACTGCAACTTTTTTGGTTTGCAACACAGCTAGCTAAATGTAAGGGTTATCTTACTTGCTGCTTACTATGAGAATAGTCTTCTAAAAATTATTCGTAAAATTAACAGTTCCTCTTAGTTGTACTACTAGTGACTACCTAAATAGAGTTCAAACCACGTTCTGGAGGTTTTTTGGGTACCCAAGAAGTGGAAGTCAGCTTTATACCAACACCGACAGTTACCCATGTATTATTAGAAACTGACAAAGCATTTTGTGGTGATTAGTACAAAAGTTTAATGTGGGAAGATAGTACATCGGTATCTGAGTTGGTTAAACAAATCCAGCAATAATAGATAAAAAATGGGAAGGTTCTGTAATGAAAAGCACAATCAAGTCAATTAAGGATAAACGGCAGCGCCATCAAGAGCGGCATACGGCATTGGGTTACCAATATGTTATAGCGGATAGCATAGACTTTATTAATGTTATTCACTGGGATCAGGTAGTGGCTAACGCTTCGGTATTTATGAGCCGGCAATACTTGCAAGTGATTGATGCTAATAGTCCAACGAATACTGAGCAGCGTTATGCACTGGCTTACCAGGATGGAAAGCCAGTAGCCGCTGTTGTTTGTCAGATAGCAACTATTTCTGGTAAACAACTGGTGTTGCCCGATAAAAAACTGAAAGAAAAAGTCATTAAGCAGTACCGAGAGAGAGTGCTGGTATGTGGCAATTTGGTGTCTAATGGATTACATGGCGTTGCCTTAACAAGTGACTTAAGTGCAGAGCAAGGATGGCGAATTGTTGCTGAGCTGATTTATCGTATTCGACGGGGGGAAAAACTGAATGGCTCAATTAATTTTGCGCTGGTTAAGGATCTGGGCCTGACTCAGCTTGAGGCAT
It encodes:
- a CDS encoding substrate-binding periplasmic protein, which encodes MVVVQASSTTIRLTYNIEPNPPFNMGNHLTEKPGITIEVIRAAGHRLTLNFVFVKMPWKRCLYTVQKNTMDGTIDASFKKERMKVGVYPMADGEIDASKRNNTQSYSIFTTQASDIESIEDLFNKYIGVTRGYSIITDLESKGIKNIIETNGSLVSLRMLKRKRIHAVVDLEANIQSQLHSYPNEFQDIRMITPPVKSKNYYLLFSHKFYRENKTLAHKIWNEIASIRESKQYQQLFDKY